Within Myxococcales bacterium, the genomic segment GGGTGGAAGTCGGCGCGGCGGCGCTTGGCCTTGTGCCCGGCGGACGCGGTGAACTCCTCCCACGACGTCGTCACGAACACCTCGGGCGTGGTCCGCTCCTCGAGGGTCATCGAGCTGATCATCGCCTCGATCTTGGTCAGCTCCTTGTCGTCGAGGTTGACCCCCTCCGGCATGGCGCCGCCGAAGAACGGCAGCTTGTCGAAGAGGTCCTTGAGCGACCCCATCTTCTGGATCATCTTGATCTGCTCGAGGAAGTCCTGCATGTCGAACTTGCCTTTGAGCATGCGCATCGCATCCTCTTCGGCCTTCTCGGCATCCACGACCTGCTCGAAGTCCTTGACCAGCCCGACGATGTCGCCCATCCCGAGGATGCGCGACGCCAGGCCCTCGGGCCGGAACTCCTCGAGCTTGTCGAGCGACTCGCCCATGCCGAGGAACTTGATCGGCTTGCCGGTGATCTCCTTGACCGACAGCGCGGCGCCGCCGCGGGCGTCGCCGTCGAGCTTGGTCATGATCACGCCGTCGAGGTTCAACCGCTTGTTGAACGTCTCGGCGACGTTGACCGCGTCCTGGCCGGTCATCGAGTCCAGCACCAGGAAGATGTTGGCGGGCTGCACGCCCTTGTCGATGTCCTCGAGCTCCTGCATCAGCGGCTCGTCGATCGCGAGCCGGCCGGCGGTGTCGAAGATGATCGCGTCGCAGCCCTGCTTGGCCGCGAACTCGATCGACTCCTTGCAGATCGTCACCGGGTCGGCGCCGGGGAGCGAGAACACCGGCGCGCCCAGCTTGGCGCCGAGCGTCTTGAGCTGATCGACGGCGGCCGGGCGGTAGACGTCGGCCGCGACCAGGCAGACCTTCTTCTTGTGGGTCTTCTCGAGCCAGCGCGCGAGCTTGCCGCAGCTGGTGGTCTTGCCCGACCCCTGGAGGCCGACCATCATGATCCCGGTCGCGCCCTTCTTGGCCCACTTGAGCTCGGTGTCGACCGGGCCCATCATCTTGGTCAGCTCGTCCTGACAGATCGCGATGAAGGCCTGCTCGGGCGTGATCCGCTGGACCCCGTACTCCTCGCTCTTGGCCTTGAGCTTGACCTGCTCGCCGCGGGCGGCCTCGCGGACGCGGTCCATGAACCGCTTGACGACGCGGAACTCGACGTCGCCCTCGAGCAACGACAGGCGGACGTCGCGCAGCGCCTCGTCGATGATCGCGTCATCGAGCTCGGCCTTGCCAGTCAGGCGCTGCTTGGCAGCGCGGAAGCCTTTGGAGAGGGTCTCGAACATGGCGGTGGCGAGCTATACCACGGGGGCCGGCGCCTTGAATGGAACCGCGGCCCGACCGTCTTGTCGTAAGGTCATGTCGATGCGCGCCGCCCTGGCCGTCCTGGTCCCCCTCCTTGTCGTCCCGGCCTTGGTCGCCCCCGCCCTGGCCGTGGCCGAGCCGACGGTCCCGTGCGAGCGGGCCGCCGACGACGTGGTCGAGATCGACGGCATGATCGACGACTGGCACGGGGTCAAGCCGACCCGGGCCGGCGGCACCGACAAGGACGCCAGCTTCGACCTGCGGTGCCTGGTCACGGCCACGACCGCGTGGATCTCCGTCGACGTCCGCGACGAGCGGGTCACCCGGGGCAGCAAGGCCGACGACCACCTCGACCTGACCCTGGGCGCGGGCAAGCCCCTGCGGCTGACGCTCTACCCCGGGGTCGACAAGCTGGCGCCCAGGCGGACCCTGGCCGGCAAGGCCCTGCCGAAGTGGCTCCTCGCCGAGGACACGCTCCAGCCGGCCGGCTGGTCGGTCGAGCTGGCGGTCCCGCTGGCGAAGATCCCGGGCTACGGGCCGAGCGCGCCGACCCTGGCCCTGCCGGCGACCCTGTCCGACGGCGACATCCCGCGCGGCACCGCCACCGAGCACACCATGACCTGGACCGGCGCCCTGGCCCTGGGCGGCAAGATCGACCTCCTGACCACGTTCCTGGCGGCGGCTCGGCTGACCCCGGCCGCGGTCACCCTCGACGTCCAGGTCGACGTCGATCCGACCGTGCCGGGCAAGGAGCGGATCGTCGC encodes:
- the ffh gene encoding signal recognition particle protein: MFETLSKGFRAAKQRLTGKAELDDAIIDEALRDVRLSLLEGDVEFRVVKRFMDRVREAARGEQVKLKAKSEEYGVQRITPEQAFIAICQDELTKMMGPVDTELKWAKKGATGIMMVGLQGSGKTTSCGKLARWLEKTHKKKVCLVAADVYRPAAVDQLKTLGAKLGAPVFSLPGADPVTICKESIEFAAKQGCDAIIFDTAGRLAIDEPLMQELEDIDKGVQPANIFLVLDSMTGQDAVNVAETFNKRLNLDGVIMTKLDGDARGGAALSVKEITGKPIKFLGMGESLDKLEEFRPEGLASRILGMGDIVGLVKDFEQVVDAEKAEEDAMRMLKGKFDMQDFLEQIKMIQKMGSLKDLFDKLPFFGGAMPEGVNLDDKELTKIEAMISSMTLEERTTPEVFVTTSWEEFTASAGHKAKRRRADFHPGRVRRISKGSGRAETEVKELLQKFATMRQMMVQLGASTGLMGKIPGMKQFSQMKKLANMDLGAIMGAEGGMPGGMPGGLPGMPGGGLLGAPAGGAVPGAPKGYTAPGTKNTPGAVRVADKRDKRDKRKAEKAARKKSRK